A DNA window from Nitrospira sp. contains the following coding sequences:
- a CDS encoding SGNHhydro domain-containing protein (MaGe:77308010), with product MSQITPPPPVRILCFGDSLTAGFQSPTRDHPQGQSTPYGEWVQEAVGSAAQVSISGTCGELTGEMVMRFRRDVLAQAPHYVVILGGTNDLGWNGPTHEIMRNLVKMYEQTLAAGGVPVPVTVPSLRVEDAGNSREGMEWVADHLARRHELNGLILDYARTKHLAAIDLFTATAEPETNLLAREYSNDGLHLTTAGYRLFADLVSEQIMASMKKRASQI from the coding sequence ATGAGTCAAATCACTCCACCGCCGCCTGTTCGCATCCTGTGTTTCGGCGACAGCTTGACCGCGGGCTTTCAGTCGCCGACGAGAGACCATCCCCAAGGACAATCCACCCCCTATGGCGAATGGGTTCAGGAGGCAGTCGGATCGGCCGCGCAGGTGTCCATCAGCGGCACCTGTGGAGAGCTCACCGGTGAAATGGTCATGCGATTCAGGCGGGATGTCCTGGCGCAGGCACCCCACTATGTCGTGATCCTGGGCGGCACCAATGATCTTGGGTGGAATGGCCCGACGCATGAGATCATGCGCAATCTGGTGAAGATGTATGAGCAGACGCTGGCCGCCGGTGGAGTGCCCGTGCCCGTGACGGTGCCGTCGCTGAGAGTGGAAGATGCGGGCAATAGCCGAGAAGGGATGGAGTGGGTGGCCGATCATTTAGCGCGGCGGCATGAGCTGAACGGTCTGATTCTCGACTACGCCCGAACAAAACATCTCGCCGCCATCGATCTCTTTACCGCCACGGCCGAGCCCGAGACAAATCTATTAGCCCGAGAGTATTCCAATGACGGTCTGCACCTCACCACCGCCGGCTATCGCCTCTTCGCGGATCTGGTGTCGGAGCAGATCATGGCGTCGATGAAAAAGCGTGCATCGCAGATCTGA
- a CDS encoding hypothetical protein (Evidence 5 : Unknown function; MaGe:77308018) has product MLLVHSKEFYPHPLFRLGHSYLYGIFSPHDLAYSNVTCAEWMRHRE; this is encoded by the coding sequence ATGCTGCTGGTTCACTCTAAAGAGTTCTACCCCCATCCCCTCTTTCGTTTAGGGCACTCCTACCTCTACGGTATTTTCAGCCCCCATGATCTCGCCTATTCTAACGTCACCTGCGCGGAATGGATGCGGCATCGGGAATAG
- a CDS encoding hypothetical protein (Evidence 4 : Unknown function but conserved in other organisms; MaGe:77308011), protein MSDLKTAQEMMAAAVAAQGTEEPEIASVKRVLKLLDKTAKSNRTYGAANPVALKFSQQLFDLLSSHLDTYAKLTFLVTRGELLCKDEIVYQAEQEGGSENLAFKLYADGIRELVLHQGLTQEDLSFFLDALWASQDKENDDDIVTRLWQKNLTALTLVTAEEIAKASGGSEALLQLNPITTSDSTLRELLDREREKNTAQSDGSEAQTTAQQKARFQSGLVGYEVTADELAALAKEIEQENQQDSTTYILDVLTAILASEQSPALLTKLCALWGQVITALVQTGQWAVLETVLSILHETDVVRPDMSDEHKRHLAALLSGLGKPEHIKSIESYLNRTPTANTEGLSTVLLMMGTDAISLLCSLLANLEHSAHQAIVSETLGALAKDHSEPVIRGLTDRRPAYVRNLLAIVAKWNDPAFADAVEKLVRYPDVQVRKEALRVFGHLKPNGNGARLILCLSDSDDSVRIAALKLLTTGQYSAPFPQWDPILSDDIFWERPVSEKRGLYHAIRATCGDDAIPYWQGLFTEWAWTNRKKKEECAVLAADALGKLGTPAAIATLELGQKKGSAAVRQACAIALTQLQKQSKTKAVRDQSTRHEDAP, encoded by the coding sequence ATGTCGGATCTTAAGACCGCGCAAGAGATGATGGCTGCTGCCGTTGCGGCTCAGGGGACAGAAGAACCTGAGATCGCTTCGGTGAAGCGCGTGCTGAAGCTTCTCGATAAGACCGCCAAGTCCAATCGCACCTATGGCGCCGCCAATCCGGTGGCATTGAAATTTTCTCAACAGCTCTTCGACCTGCTCTCCAGCCATCTCGACACCTACGCCAAGCTCACATTTCTCGTCACGCGCGGTGAGCTGCTCTGTAAGGATGAGATCGTCTACCAGGCTGAACAAGAAGGCGGAAGCGAGAACCTCGCCTTCAAACTGTACGCCGACGGCATCCGTGAGCTGGTGCTTCATCAAGGCTTGACGCAGGAAGACCTGTCATTTTTTCTCGATGCCCTCTGGGCGAGCCAGGACAAAGAGAACGACGACGACATTGTGACGCGCCTCTGGCAGAAGAATCTGACCGCACTGACGCTGGTCACGGCGGAAGAAATTGCGAAAGCGTCGGGAGGATCGGAAGCTCTCCTCCAGTTAAACCCCATCACGACATCGGACTCAACCCTTCGGGAACTGCTCGATCGAGAACGCGAGAAAAACACCGCGCAATCCGATGGAAGCGAGGCCCAAACTACGGCCCAGCAAAAAGCGCGATTCCAATCAGGCTTGGTGGGCTACGAGGTCACTGCGGACGAACTCGCCGCGCTAGCCAAAGAAATCGAACAAGAAAACCAGCAGGACAGTACAACCTATATCCTCGACGTGCTCACCGCGATTCTCGCATCGGAGCAATCGCCCGCGCTGCTGACGAAACTCTGCGCCCTCTGGGGTCAGGTGATCACCGCATTGGTTCAGACGGGCCAGTGGGCGGTTCTTGAAACCGTCCTGAGCATCCTTCACGAAACCGACGTCGTTCGTCCCGATATGTCAGACGAACATAAGCGCCACCTCGCCGCGCTCTTGTCCGGGCTGGGCAAACCGGAGCACATTAAATCCATTGAGTCCTATTTGAACCGGACTCCAACCGCGAACACCGAAGGACTCTCCACAGTCCTCCTGATGATGGGGACGGACGCCATCTCCCTGCTCTGCTCGCTCTTGGCTAACCTTGAACATTCGGCGCATCAGGCCATTGTCTCCGAAACGCTCGGCGCGTTAGCCAAAGACCATTCCGAACCGGTGATCCGCGGCCTAACCGATCGGCGGCCGGCCTACGTCAGAAATCTCCTCGCCATTGTCGCCAAGTGGAACGATCCGGCATTCGCCGACGCGGTTGAAAAACTCGTGCGCTATCCCGATGTGCAGGTCCGCAAGGAAGCGCTCCGGGTCTTCGGCCACCTGAAACCCAACGGCAATGGCGCCCGGCTCATCCTCTGCCTCTCCGACAGCGACGACTCTGTCCGCATTGCCGCGCTGAAGCTGTTGACCACCGGGCAATACAGCGCGCCGTTTCCTCAGTGGGACCCCATCCTTTCGGACGATATATTCTGGGAACGCCCCGTGAGCGAAAAACGCGGGCTGTATCACGCAATCCGCGCCACCTGCGGAGACGACGCCATCCCCTACTGGCAGGGACTGTTCACGGAATGGGCCTGGACCAATCGGAAGAAAAAAGAAGAATGCGCCGTGCTGGCGGCAGATGCTCTGGGGAAACTGGGCACCCCTGCCGCGATCGCGACATTAGAGCTGGGACAGAAAAAGGGAAGCGCCGCGGTCCGTCAGGCTTGCGCCATAGCCCTCACGCAACTTCAGAAACAGTCCAAGACCAAAGCCGTCCGAGACCAATCCACGCGACATGAGGACGCCCCGTGA
- a CDS encoding hypothetical protein (Evidence 5 : Unknown function; MaGe:77308013) → MNTPWAKHKADVWLSVRQNNGGMKACQGSARRAR, encoded by the coding sequence GTGAACACTCCTTGGGCTAAGCATAAAGCGGATGTGTGGCTAAGCGTCCGCCAGAATAACGGGGGGATGAAGGCCTGTCAAGGCAGTGCCAGGAGGGCTAGATGA
- a CDS encoding ABC transport system, permease component YbhS (MaGe:77308026) has translation MNVSGFIARLVALTRKETRQMLRDRSNLVVGLLLPVVLILLFGYGLSFDVKDARLTVVLEDGSPSARDAVAGLRGSPYFAAVWGRTMDEAIRLMQEDKTDAILYVPGDFSRQQAAGNGRVQLLLNGVDSTTASTIEGYVSGALSRQGAQNGDRMGNKSAGVASVVIAQRTWFNEPGESTWFFVPGLIVLVMTLIGAFLTSLLIAREWERGTLESLFVTPVRSLELVLAKLAPYILVGAIDLAMCLLSAKYLFRVPMLGSLWVIVLSSMLYLLVSLALGLFISGATKNQFAASQMALLASFMPAMMLSGFIFDLRNVPVVIQGVSYLLPATHFMSLIKTLFMAGDIWPDILRSCAVLSLYAVALIAATCGTLRKTLDKTT, from the coding sequence ATGAATGTCTCCGGCTTCATCGCGCGGCTCGTCGCGCTGACGCGCAAGGAAACGCGCCAGATGCTGCGCGACCGCAGCAATCTCGTCGTCGGCTTGCTGCTGCCGGTCGTGTTGATCCTGCTGTTCGGGTATGGACTTTCTTTCGACGTCAAGGACGCTCGTCTGACGGTCGTGTTAGAAGACGGTTCTCCGTCTGCCCGCGATGCTGTGGCCGGTTTGCGAGGCTCTCCGTATTTCGCTGCGGTCTGGGGCAGGACGATGGATGAAGCCATCCGCTTGATGCAGGAAGACAAGACCGACGCCATTTTGTATGTGCCAGGCGATTTTTCCCGCCAGCAGGCCGCCGGCAATGGCCGTGTGCAACTGTTGCTCAATGGCGTCGATTCCACGACCGCCTCGACCATCGAAGGGTATGTCAGTGGCGCGCTCTCTCGTCAGGGGGCGCAGAACGGCGATCGCATGGGCAATAAAAGCGCCGGTGTGGCAAGTGTCGTGATTGCACAGCGCACCTGGTTCAATGAGCCGGGAGAAAGCACTTGGTTTTTCGTGCCGGGCTTGATTGTGCTGGTGATGACGCTTATCGGCGCGTTTCTGACCTCGCTGCTGATCGCGCGCGAATGGGAACGCGGCACGCTTGAATCCCTGTTTGTCACCCCGGTGCGGTCGTTGGAGCTGGTCCTCGCCAAGCTTGCGCCGTATATCCTCGTCGGCGCCATCGATTTGGCGATGTGCCTGCTGTCGGCGAAATATCTGTTTCGGGTGCCGATGCTTGGGTCGCTGTGGGTGATCGTGCTGTCCTCGATGCTCTATCTCTTGGTATCGCTGGCGCTTGGGCTGTTCATTTCGGGGGCGACGAAGAACCAGTTCGCCGCCAGCCAGATGGCGTTGCTCGCCAGTTTTATGCCCGCCATGATGCTTTCCGGATTCATCTTCGATTTGCGCAATGTGCCGGTTGTCATTCAGGGCGTCAGTTACCTGCTCCCGGCGACGCATTTCATGTCGCTCATCAAGACGCTCTTCATGGCGGGCGACATTTGGCCGGACATCCTGCGAAGTTGTGCCGTGCTGTCGCTGTACGCGGTTGCGCTTATTGCCGCCACCTGCGGCACGCTGCGCAAGACGCTGGATAAAACGACATGA
- a CDS encoding Outer membrane protein H precursor (MaGe:77308014) encodes MRIPVVQTLMVTALVSLLLSPLSTAVQAADAFKMGVVDPQMVLEKSKAGKKALEGLKEYVGTRQKLLSRDEEELRNYEKQLKDQLAKLSEAEKKEKETQFRARIQDYQKRAQEFNQELQGKQKELVDDYMKRIGSATQAVAEKGGFSIVVDRGSEQTVKIVIYNKETVDLTDQVIKEFDRVNK; translated from the coding sequence ATGCGCATCCCCGTCGTACAGACGCTTATGGTTACCGCCCTCGTCTCACTACTGTTGAGCCCGCTCTCGACAGCCGTGCAGGCTGCCGACGCCTTTAAGATGGGGGTTGTCGACCCGCAGATGGTCTTGGAGAAATCGAAAGCCGGCAAAAAAGCCCTCGAAGGGCTCAAGGAATATGTCGGCACGAGACAGAAGTTGCTGTCCCGAGACGAAGAAGAGCTGCGGAATTATGAGAAGCAGCTCAAGGATCAACTCGCCAAGCTAAGCGAGGCCGAGAAGAAAGAGAAGGAAACGCAGTTCCGGGCGAGGATCCAAGACTACCAAAAACGCGCGCAGGAATTTAATCAAGAGCTTCAAGGCAAGCAGAAAGAGCTCGTCGACGACTATATGAAGCGCATCGGTTCCGCCACGCAAGCGGTAGCCGAAAAGGGAGGCTTCTCGATTGTGGTCGACCGCGGAAGCGAGCAGACCGTGAAGATCGTGATCTACAATAAAGAAACGGTCGATCTGACCGACCAGGTCATTAAAGAATTCGACCGCGTCAATAAGTAG
- a CDS encoding hypothetical protein (Evidence 5 : Unknown function; MaGe:77308021) has protein sequence MSAARRDLGRHLLTDPATGIDEVACLLGYQDTTSFYRAFREWEGMQPNRWRELNMNRPHALETAGLQ, from the coding sequence TTGTCGGCAGCTCGCCGGGACCTTGGCCGCCATCTCCTAACCGATCCTGCCACGGGCATCGATGAAGTGGCCTGCTTACTCGGCTATCAGGACACCACATCCTTCTACCGCGCTTTCCGGGAATGGGAAGGCATGCAGCCGAACCGCTGGCGCGAGTTGAACATGAACAGGCCTCACGCGCTTGAAACCGCCGGTCTCCAGTAA
- a CDS encoding Semialdhydedh domain-containing protein (MaGe:77308020), whose translation MTRRVLLAGSTGLVGGLVGTRLAGRPEVELTRLVRNGASASGCAIDFERLCHEPTGVLESIAPDGVDIAISCLGTTIATAGSQAAMFRVDHDYVLAVAQGARALGARQFILVTAAGAGGPGFYLQTKGKIEQAVTALGFKRVDIIRPGFLLGARGERRVWEAIGQRIFAALTPVLIGPLSRYGAVSAEAVADAIVMLTGQAALGCNVHENIDLRRLVATAR comes from the coding sequence ATGACCCGTCGCGTCCTTCTTGCCGGCAGCACCGGATTGGTGGGCGGCCTCGTCGGCACTCGGCTGGCTGGCAGGCCCGAGGTTGAGCTTACCCGCCTTGTCCGAAACGGGGCGTCGGCGTCCGGCTGCGCCATCGATTTCGAGCGGCTGTGTCATGAACCCACAGGCGTATTGGAGTCGATCGCGCCCGATGGCGTGGATATCGCGATCTCTTGCCTGGGCACGACGATCGCCACGGCTGGCTCGCAAGCGGCGATGTTCCGTGTCGATCACGACTATGTTCTCGCTGTCGCTCAAGGTGCGAGGGCGCTCGGCGCGCGTCAGTTCATTCTGGTGACCGCGGCAGGCGCTGGCGGACCGGGATTCTACCTTCAGACCAAGGGCAAGATCGAACAGGCCGTGACGGCTCTCGGCTTCAAGCGGGTCGATATCATCCGTCCCGGCTTCTTGCTCGGTGCGCGCGGTGAGCGGCGGGTGTGGGAAGCAATCGGCCAAAGGATTTTCGCCGCGCTCACGCCGGTACTGATTGGTCCGCTGTCCCGCTACGGCGCTGTCTCCGCAGAGGCAGTGGCCGATGCGATCGTCATGCTCACCGGACAGGCAGCCCTTGGCTGTAACGTTCATGAGAACATTGACCTGCGCCGTCTTGTGGCGACCGCGCGCTGA
- a CDS encoding HD domain-containing protein (MaGe:77308012), whose translation MSDFKLVQPTAENDQAQPLLTHEKSLSQKIGHGSEAGDILDQQLVMLGFQLITQLNTLIKTSKIHGRTNAALDKPVETMLTLIQTLAHDHPVTLRLQNDFLFLGESHLKVNAQQMAVIGSIIDSLTKWRIGGLTFATTAASKDLREFAYLFVSLDPAAKSLDDFRQELRARDVAGITLEDLRELEIKEECGDESDSGKASDLQADPKVRHKIQSKNAYVKAANAVGGLEKSVRDGGTVNFKQAKRAIQNIVDLMMQDEATLLGLATLRCHDQYTHNHSVNVSLLSIALANRTGYPKVALADLGLAALFHDMGKSTIPLEVLNKPGEFSDEEWVAMRNHPTEGVLSLTELRGITNLPARMAAASFEHHMNLDYSGYPKLKTPWKLSLTGRILMIADCYDAMTSSRVYRREPMSPSKVLNIMFGKSGKSFDATLLKLFVNCVGIVPIGSLVMLDSNELAVVLKPAVERADAERPLVKVIADPEGNLMENGPELDLIGKDASGDYRHSIVRLIDNTEHQFDTSRYFI comes from the coding sequence GTGAGTGACTTCAAGCTCGTTCAACCGACCGCTGAAAACGATCAAGCTCAGCCGCTGCTGACGCACGAGAAATCTCTGTCGCAGAAAATTGGGCACGGGTCAGAGGCCGGCGATATTCTCGATCAGCAGCTCGTGATGCTGGGCTTTCAGCTCATCACGCAACTCAACACGCTCATTAAGACGTCAAAAATTCATGGCCGGACGAATGCCGCACTGGACAAGCCAGTCGAAACCATGCTGACGCTGATTCAAACGCTGGCGCACGATCATCCCGTCACCTTGCGGCTGCAGAACGATTTTCTGTTCCTTGGCGAAAGCCATTTGAAGGTCAACGCCCAACAGATGGCCGTCATCGGCAGCATCATCGACTCGCTCACGAAATGGAGGATCGGAGGACTCACCTTTGCCACGACAGCCGCCTCGAAAGACCTTCGTGAATTCGCCTATCTCTTCGTCAGTCTGGACCCTGCCGCAAAGTCTCTGGACGATTTTCGACAGGAACTGCGTGCGCGCGATGTCGCCGGCATTACCTTGGAAGACCTCCGCGAACTGGAGATCAAAGAAGAGTGCGGCGACGAGTCCGATTCTGGAAAGGCCTCCGACCTGCAAGCAGACCCTAAAGTGCGCCATAAGATCCAGTCCAAGAATGCCTATGTGAAAGCCGCCAATGCGGTCGGAGGGCTCGAGAAATCTGTGCGGGACGGTGGCACGGTCAATTTCAAGCAAGCCAAGCGAGCCATCCAAAACATCGTTGATTTGATGATGCAGGACGAAGCCACCCTCCTGGGATTAGCCACGCTGCGATGCCACGATCAATATACGCACAACCACTCGGTCAACGTCTCCCTGCTCTCCATCGCCCTGGCCAACCGTACCGGCTATCCCAAGGTCGCGCTGGCCGATCTCGGACTGGCCGCGCTGTTTCACGACATGGGTAAATCGACCATCCCTCTCGAAGTCCTGAACAAGCCCGGCGAGTTCTCCGACGAAGAGTGGGTCGCGATGCGAAATCATCCGACTGAAGGCGTCCTCAGTCTCACCGAGCTGCGCGGCATTACCAATCTACCGGCTCGCATGGCCGCCGCCTCATTCGAGCATCACATGAATCTCGATTACTCCGGCTATCCCAAGCTGAAGACGCCCTGGAAGCTGTCGCTCACCGGGCGCATTCTGATGATTGCCGATTGCTATGACGCGATGACCTCATCGCGCGTCTACCGGCGCGAACCGATGTCGCCCTCCAAGGTGCTGAATATCATGTTCGGCAAGTCGGGCAAGAGTTTCGACGCAACGCTCTTAAAGTTGTTCGTCAACTGTGTCGGCATCGTGCCCATCGGGAGCCTCGTCATGCTAGACTCCAATGAGCTGGCCGTTGTCCTCAAACCAGCGGTCGAGCGAGCCGATGCCGAACGGCCTCTGGTGAAAGTGATTGCCGATCCTGAAGGCAATCTGATGGAGAATGGGCCGGAGCTGGACCTCATCGGCAAAGATGCATCCGGCGACTATCGCCACAGCATCGTGCGACTCATCGACAATACAGAGCATCAATTCGACACCAGCCGTTACTTCATCTAG
- a CDS encoding hypothetical protein (Evidence 4 : Unknown function but conserved in other organisms; MaGe:77308019) has protein sequence MPLTRWTHYRQTRAQKKKALHLLALSGVVRPSTIELRYTASRSSIADEPLTFIQDTRASASSTLPIRPAKTTLLTQHLYSTASRLLAKSKRHIQSFQWDIRKAA, from the coding sequence ATGCCACTGACACGCTGGACCCACTATCGGCAAACACGCGCTCAAAAGAAAAAAGCCCTGCATCTCCTCGCCCTGAGCGGAGTTGTTCGGCCAAGCACGATCGAACTTCGCTACACGGCCTCTCGCTCATCTATTGCAGATGAGCCGCTGACCTTTATTCAGGATACCCGCGCATCCGCCTCCTCCACCTTGCCGATACGCCCAGCCAAAACCACCCTCCTCACGCAGCACCTCTACTCAACCGCCTCCAGACTTCTCGCCAAATCAAAACGCCATATCCAGAGCTTTCAATGGGACATCAGAAAGGCTGCATAG
- a CDS encoding hypothetical protein (Evidence 5 : Unknown function; MaGe:77308023), producing MTTKVALVTGISSGIGESAALKLKERGYRVYGAARRVDRMQHLTKSDIRILAMDITDDASMRAGTAADHRRHDRQGGDCVQAQDPLCDRLRGQTDDLHARHPIRPRLRRHDTDGNRHLHGHEEPEGLVGVSAMGDIMKNCIDGTWVALTFSDVINDMTIACEGIFGPFMSPIAYETVGEAISGGR from the coding sequence ATGACCACAAAAGTCGCACTCGTCACCGGCATCTCGTCGGGTATCGGTGAATCCGCCGCGCTCAAGCTTAAGGAGCGTGGCTACAGGGTCTATGGCGCGGCCCGTCGCGTTGACCGGATGCAGCACCTGACCAAGTCCGACATCCGGATTTTGGCGATGGACATCACGGATGATGCCTCAATGCGGGCCGGCACCGCCGCAGATCATCGCCGACACGATCGCCAAGGCGGTGACTGCGTCCAAGCCCAAGACCCGCTATGCGATCGGCTTCGGGGCCAAACCGATGATCTTCATGCGCGGCATCCTATCCGACCGCGTCTTCGACGGCATGATACGGACGGCAACCGGCATCTCCATGGCCATGAAGAGCCAGAGGGCTTAGTCGGAGTGTCTGCGATGGGTGATATCATGAAGAACTGCATCGATGGCACCTGGGTCGCTTTAACCTTCTCCGATGTTATCAACGACATGACCATCGCCTGCGAGGGAATCTTCGGCCCATTCATGTCTCCCATTGCCTATGAGACTGTAGGCGAGGCGATCTCAGGAGGTCGATGA
- a CDS encoding hypothetical protein (Evidence 5 : Unknown function; MaGe:77308022), which translates to MMAQIDKCKVSQAFWRAAEQFGIPPAALLRQARLPATLHLGAQAFVTTAQYFALMQAMTDLSGDPALGIRMVRSVDTAVHPPSSLAAFYARDYRDGLTRLARFKRLCTPEQLQVVEVGGDCTISTEWPFAAVDLNRPFPEHNPEMLEMLTPALGAALGELEAQSSIAEQVKIVMKRSLASGQPGLSDVAKQLA; encoded by the coding sequence ATGATGGCGCAGATCGACAAGTGCAAGGTCTCGCAGGCGTTCTGGCGGGCGGCTGAGCAGTTTGGCATCCCGCCGGCCGCGCTGTTGCGGCAGGCCAGGCTGCCGGCAACGCTTCATCTGGGCGCACAAGCCTTCGTTACCACGGCGCAGTATTTCGCGCTGATGCAGGCGATGACGGACCTGTCCGGCGACCCTGCGCTTGGCATCCGGATGGTGCGATCCGTCGATACGGCGGTCCATCCGCCGTCGAGCCTCGCCGCTTTTTATGCCCGCGACTATCGCGATGGGCTGACTCGGCTCGCACGATTCAAGCGCCTGTGCACCCCGGAGCAGTTGCAGGTCGTCGAGGTGGGTGGCGACTGCACCATCTCCACCGAATGGCCCTTCGCCGCCGTCGATCTCAATCGTCCGTTCCCTGAACACAATCCCGAGATGCTGGAGATGCTGACGCCGGCACTGGGTGCGGCGCTCGGTGAGTTGGAAGCACAGAGTTCGATCGCCGAACAGGTGAAGATCGTGATGAAGCGCAGTCTGGCGAGCGGCCAACCGGGTCTGTCCGACGTGGCAAAACAACTGGCCTGA
- a CDS encoding Sulfurtransferase (MaGe:77308015), which yields MTHNPGFLKVVDQARARVKECTVAEVKRRLDRGEVFHFVDVREDHEFAKDRAKGARHLGKGIIERDIETIIPEKQAAIVLYCGGGFRSALAADMLQQMGYTNVVSMGGGIKAWREAGYPLESGQPA from the coding sequence ATGACGCACAATCCAGGGTTCCTGAAGGTGGTGGATCAAGCCAGAGCGCGCGTCAAAGAATGCACGGTGGCCGAGGTCAAGCGCCGTCTGGACCGCGGCGAGGTGTTTCACTTCGTCGATGTTCGGGAAGACCATGAGTTTGCCAAGGATCGCGCCAAAGGGGCGCGTCATCTGGGCAAAGGAATTATCGAGCGTGATATCGAAACGATCATTCCTGAGAAACAGGCCGCGATTGTGTTGTATTGCGGTGGCGGATTTCGCTCGGCGCTCGCGGCGGACATGCTGCAACAGATGGGCTATACGAACGTGGTGTCGATGGGTGGCGGAATCAAAGCGTGGAGAGAGGCCGGCTATCCGCTTGAATCGGGACAGCCGGCCTAG
- a CDS encoding Radical SAM protein (MaGe:77308016) translates to MPRAEQRCRRLPWIDNCWFRRHDIVMRTVSNPPNPFESTHRELLEPAPAATVEIFHDASRNILSRNDSPDLPFRWSVNPYRGCFHGCAYCYARSSHEYWGFGAGTDFESKLVVKEEAANLLRQAFERRSWHGELVVFSGNTDCYQPLEASYGLTRACLEVCADFRNPVGIITKGALVLRDLDVLTRLRQTAWIRVYFSIPFADDDVARKMEPHVPSIDKRFETMKALSEAGISTGVSIAPVIPGLNDKAIPELLERARDAGARTATYSLLRLSGSVEPVFLERVKAAFPDRFTKITNRLREVRGGRLSESAFFDRHHGRGIYWQMIERLFEVARRRTGLEGEREAAIPDTFRRPAGAQTELFDSKEEG, encoded by the coding sequence ATGCCTAGAGCGGAGCAGCGGTGCCGCCGATTGCCGTGGATTGACAATTGTTGGTTCCGCCGCCACGATATCGTCATGCGCACCGTGTCGAATCCTCCGAACCCTTTTGAGTCGACCCATCGTGAACTCTTGGAGCCCGCTCCTGCGGCAACCGTGGAGATCTTTCACGACGCGAGCCGGAACATTCTGAGCCGCAATGACAGCCCGGACCTGCCCTTCCGCTGGAGCGTCAATCCCTATCGCGGCTGTTTCCATGGGTGTGCCTATTGCTATGCGCGCTCTTCGCATGAGTATTGGGGGTTCGGAGCCGGAACCGATTTTGAGTCGAAACTTGTCGTGAAGGAAGAGGCAGCCAATCTCTTGCGCCAGGCATTTGAGCGGCGGTCCTGGCATGGCGAGTTGGTTGTCTTTTCAGGGAATACCGATTGCTACCAGCCATTAGAGGCATCCTATGGGTTAACGCGCGCCTGTTTGGAGGTGTGCGCGGATTTTCGGAATCCCGTGGGAATCATTACGAAAGGCGCATTGGTGCTCCGCGATCTGGATGTCCTGACGAGGCTGCGGCAGACAGCCTGGATCAGGGTCTACTTCAGCATTCCGTTTGCCGATGACGACGTGGCCAGAAAGATGGAGCCTCATGTTCCTTCGATCGACAAACGATTTGAAACGATGAAGGCTCTCTCCGAGGCGGGGATCTCGACCGGGGTTTCCATTGCGCCGGTTATTCCAGGCCTGAACGATAAGGCGATTCCTGAATTGCTTGAGCGGGCGCGGGATGCCGGTGCGCGCACCGCGACGTACAGTTTGTTGCGGCTCTCCGGTAGCGTCGAACCCGTCTTTCTGGAGCGAGTCAAAGCCGCTTTCCCGGATCGATTCACGAAAATCACCAATCGTCTTCGCGAGGTGCGAGGGGGGCGGCTTTCCGAATCGGCGTTCTTCGATCGTCATCATGGAAGGGGAATCTACTGGCAGATGATCGAGCGGTTGTTCGAGGTCGCCCGGCGCCGGACTGGATTGGAAGGCGAGCGCGAGGCGGCGATTCCCGATACGTTCAGGCGGCCCGCCGGAGCTCAAACAGAATTGTTCGATAGCAAGGAGGAAGGATGA